A single genomic interval of Desulfatiglans sp. harbors:
- a CDS encoding PTS sugar transporter subunit IIA: MIGILIVTHCDLGKEFLNAAEFIVGSVQGADFISITQTSDSEEIHRAIAEKINSLNIGEGVIILTDMFGGTPSNISLSFLKDEMVEVITGVNLPMVLAIAQNREGSTLSSLAKKAQEAAKMGISLAGNLLK; this comes from the coding sequence ATGATAGGAATATTAATTGTTACACATTGTGACCTCGGGAAGGAATTTCTTAATGCTGCCGAGTTTATAGTCGGTAGCGTGCAGGGGGCGGATTTTATATCTATAACCCAGACATCAGACTCAGAGGAGATCCACAGGGCAATAGCTGAAAAAATAAACTCCCTGAATATCGGCGAAGGGGTAATAATTTTAACAGACATGTTCGGGGGCACACCCTCAAATATAAGCCTGTCATTTCTTAAGGATGAAATGGTGGAGGTAATAACAGGTGTCAACCTCCCGATGGTACTTGCCATTGCCCAGAACAGGGAGGGGAGTACCCTGAGTTCCCTAGCAAAAAAGGCACAGGAGGCCGCCAAAATGGGTATTTCCCTTGCGGGAAACCTCCTTAAATGA
- a CDS encoding glycosyltransferase family 2 protein has product MYKNKKISVIIPALNEEKSISLVINDLPGDIADQIIVVDNGSSDNTAQVAQRAGALVLREEKRGYGAACQRGIKEAEDSDIIVILDADYSDYPERVTQLLDPIIELDFDMVLGSRTMGNAEKGSLTIPQRFGNRLATWLIKGVTGFRYTDMGPFRAVKTQKFKELHMKDKNYGWNVEMQIKAVKQGFKIKEVPADYRNRIGESKISGTVSGVIKAGIKIIYSVFRYNRSL; this is encoded by the coding sequence ATGTATAAAAACAAAAAAATATCAGTGATAATCCCTGCACTGAATGAAGAAAAATCTATCTCCCTGGTGATAAATGACCTGCCCGGTGATATTGCGGATCAGATCATTGTGGTTGATAATGGGAGCAGCGACAACACAGCTCAGGTTGCTCAAAGGGCAGGGGCATTAGTACTCAGGGAAGAGAAAAGGGGTTATGGAGCTGCATGCCAGAGAGGTATTAAAGAGGCTGAGGATTCTGATATTATAGTAATACTTGATGCAGACTACAGCGATTACCCTGAGAGGGTAACTCAGCTTCTTGACCCGATAATAGAACTGGATTTTGATATGGTGTTGGGTTCAAGGACAATGGGTAATGCGGAAAAGGGCTCTCTGACCATACCGCAGCGTTTTGGCAACAGGCTTGCCACATGGCTGATAAAAGGGGTGACAGGCTTCAGATATACAGATATGGGACCCTTCCGGGCTGTAAAGACCCAGAAATTTAAAGAGCTACACATGAAAGATAAAAACTATGGCTGGAATGTGGAGATGCAGATAAAGGCAGTAAAGCAGGGGTTTAAGATCAAAGAGGTACCAGCGGATTATAGAAACCGCATAGGAGAATCAAAGATTAGCGGGACTGTTTC
- the gap gene encoding type I glyceraldehyde-3-phosphate dehydrogenase, translating to MTIKVGINGFGRIGRMVFRAGLAKKGVEFVAINDLTDTKTLAHLLKYDSTAGTLDAEIKCTDKSLTVNGKEIKVYAEKDPAKIPWGDVGAEYVVESTGLFTERSKAAVHLEAGASKVIISAPAEKPDITIVMGVNQTEYDPQKHNIISNASCTTNCLAPVCKVLLDNFGIEKGLMTTTHAYTGDQRLLDFPHKDLRRARAAALSMVPTTTGAAKAVSLVLPKLAGKLNGLAIRVPTPNVSVVDLVAQLSRIATVDEVNKALKEAAEGPLKGILAYCDLPLVSIDFNGTPVSSTVDAMSTMAVGGDMIKVLSWYDNEYGYSCRVVDLINYMAGC from the coding sequence ATGACAATAAAGGTTGGTATAAATGGTTTTGGGCGGATAGGCAGGATGGTCTTCAGGGCAGGACTTGCCAAGAAGGGAGTAGAGTTTGTCGCTATCAATGATCTTACAGATACAAAAACACTGGCGCATCTCTTAAAATATGACTCAACCGCCGGAACGCTTGATGCTGAAATTAAATGCACGGATAAGTCTCTGACAGTTAACGGCAAAGAGATCAAGGTTTATGCAGAAAAAGACCCTGCAAAGATACCCTGGGGTGACGTTGGCGCAGAATATGTCGTTGAAAGCACTGGGCTTTTTACAGAAAGATCAAAGGCAGCAGTTCACCTTGAGGCCGGCGCAAGCAAGGTAATAATCTCTGCCCCGGCAGAAAAACCTGATATTACTATTGTTATGGGTGTAAACCAGACAGAGTATGACCCTCAGAAACATAACATTATTTCAAATGCCTCATGTACAACAAACTGCCTTGCCCCTGTATGCAAGGTTCTACTTGATAATTTCGGTATAGAAAAAGGGCTTATGACAACCACCCATGCCTATACCGGTGATCAGAGGCTTCTGGATTTTCCCCATAAGGATTTAAGACGGGCCAGGGCTGCGGCGCTCTCAATGGTTCCTACAACAACAGGCGCTGCAAAGGCTGTTTCACTGGTGCTCCCAAAACTTGCCGGAAAGCTTAACGGCCTTGCAATCAGGGTACCTACCCCGAATGTATCTGTTGTTGACCTTGTTGCACAACTCAGCCGTATAGCAACAGTGGATGAGGTTAATAAGGCACTTAAAGAGGCGGCAGAAGGGCCGTTAAAGGGTATACTTGCCTACTGTGATCTTCCCCTTGTATCCATTGACTTTAACGGGACACCCGTATCATCCACGGTTGATGCCATGTCAACAATGGCGGTTGGCGGTGATATGATAAAGGTACTCTCATGGTATGACAATGAATACGGCTACTCATGCAGGGTGGTGGATCTTATCAATTACATGGCAGGCTGCTAA
- a CDS encoding triose-phosphate isomerase, producing MPERTPMIAGNWKMNLGLKESRDLVKSIAEGIKAVGDIDVLVAPPFINIPAVKSAIGKSSILLAAQNMYHEKSGAFTGEVAPQMLLQNGCTHVILGHSERRSIFGETSEMVNKKVGAAIKAGLIPIVCIGETIKEREAGKTFDILGTQLEGSLAYFIAKESISLSAIIAYEPIWAIGTGLTATPEQAQEVHKFIRAWLKDRFGAESADTIRILYGGSVKPENASYLMSMPDIDGALVGGASLTAASFMGIINYK from the coding sequence ATGCCTGAACGTACACCTATGATCGCGGGAAACTGGAAGATGAACCTCGGGTTAAAGGAGTCCCGTGATCTGGTAAAATCCATTGCAGAGGGGATAAAGGCAGTGGGGGATATTGATGTGCTTGTTGCCCCGCCATTTATCAACATACCGGCAGTTAAAAGTGCTATTGGTAAAAGCAGTATACTTCTGGCTGCCCAGAATATGTATCATGAAAAAAGCGGGGCTTTTACCGGCGAGGTTGCGCCCCAGATGCTTCTGCAAAATGGCTGCACACATGTAATACTTGGCCATTCTGAAAGAAGGAGCATTTTTGGCGAGACAAGTGAAATGGTCAATAAAAAGGTTGGGGCTGCCATTAAGGCGGGGCTTATACCTATTGTGTGTATCGGTGAAACCATAAAGGAGAGGGAGGCCGGAAAGACCTTTGATATTTTGGGCACACAGCTGGAAGGTTCCCTTGCCTATTTTATTGCCAAGGAAAGCATCTCTTTAAGTGCGATAATTGCCTATGAGCCGATCTGGGCAATCGGCACAGGGCTTACCGCAACACCAGAGCAGGCCCAGGAGGTGCATAAATTCATCAGGGCATGGCTCAAGGACAGGTTTGGGGCTGAGAGCGCCGACACAATACGGATACTGTATGGCGGGAGTGTAAAACCGGAAAATGCGTCTTATCTCATGTCCATGCCGGATATTGACGGGGCATTGGTCGGGGGGGCAAGCCTTACCGCCGCCTCATTTATGGGGATCATCAATTATAAATAG
- a CDS encoding PTS sugar transporter subunit IIA, translated as MKLSDLLNIKNITVAMKARNKNLAIEELADLIVESHHSIKKDDLIRILLERERLGSTGIGDGVAIPHGKVPGIIEPIISFGKSEAGLDFDSIDGQPVYLFFLLVAPENSANIHLKALARIARILKNQSLRKQLLEAKTREDIYKVIINDDEEL; from the coding sequence ATGAAACTATCAGACCTTTTAAACATAAAAAATATCACTGTTGCCATGAAGGCAAGGAACAAGAATCTGGCGATTGAAGAGCTGGCAGATTTAATTGTTGAATCCCATCATTCAATTAAAAAGGATGACCTGATCAGGATCCTGCTTGAAAGAGAGCGACTGGGCAGCACAGGAATAGGAGACGGGGTAGCCATACCCCATGGTAAGGTACCTGGAATCATAGAACCGATTATCTCCTTTGGAAAGAGCGAGGCAGGGCTTGATTTTGATTCCATAGACGGGCAGCCTGTTTACCTGTTTTTTCTCCTTGTTGCTCCGGAAAACTCAGCCAATATACATTTGAAGGCCCTTGCCAGGATAGCCAGGATATTAAAAAATCAATCATTACGAAAACAATTACTTGAGGCAAAAACCAGGGAAGATATATATAAGGTCATAATTAATGATGATGAGGAACTCTGA
- the rimI gene encoding ribosomal protein S18-alanine N-acetyltransferase yields MTEESTGIWVDYSLKKEWSDFKTYEDQVIEIERASFPVPWSERSFKEEINRDISNLWALIIQKQIYAYICFWMFDKEIHILNFAVHPQKRRHGLGKYLLMMVINTGTAHGIENIWLEVRPTNGPALSIYTKLGFSDVGRRKGYYSDSQEDAIIMALDLAGNTVQGVRG; encoded by the coding sequence ATGACTGAAGAGTCCACGGGCATATGGGTGGATTACAGCCTGAAAAAGGAGTGGTCTGATTTTAAGACATATGAGGATCAGGTCATAGAAATTGAAAGGGCCTCTTTTCCTGTACCATGGAGTGAAAGATCTTTTAAAGAGGAGATAAACAGGGACATATCAAATCTATGGGCACTTATCATCCAGAAACAGATATATGCATATATCTGTTTCTGGATGTTCGATAAAGAGATTCACATTCTGAATTTTGCCGTGCATCCGCAGAAAAGGAGACATGGTCTTGGAAAATACCTGTTAATGATGGTAATTAATACAGGCACTGCTCACGGAATAGAAAATATCTGGCTTGAAGTAAGGCCCACAAATGGTCCGGCCCTTTCTATATATACAAAATTAGGGTTTTCTGATGTGGGCCGCAGGAAAGGCTATTACAGTGATTCACAGGAGGATGCCATTATCATGGCCCTTGATCTTGCAGGAAACACTGTTCAGGGTGTAAGAGGTTAA
- a CDS encoding lipocalin-like domain-containing protein — MKRPIFILILLIVFSFLTVQAAETKKVIKADANKIQGVWSLKNMDVGVGENKRNRDDAKFMVYIAKKHYSAIRDFTPKAAPGETAPSANRSFMADAGTYEFTGDEIIVHHKIAAFPSLGTMTFKCYMEGDNLILEPQYDKMVMPGMQAIKPSADGKMGYGDMAVKYVFERLE, encoded by the coding sequence ATGAAACGTCCGATTTTTATTCTAATTCTATTGATTGTTTTTTCTTTTTTAACTGTACAGGCCGCAGAGACCAAAAAGGTGATTAAGGCCGATGCAAATAAAATCCAGGGGGTGTGGAGCCTTAAAAACATGGATGTGGGTGTTGGCGAAAACAAAAGAAACCGTGATGACGCAAAGTTCATGGTATATATAGCCAAAAAGCACTATAGCGCAATCCGTGATTTTACCCCAAAAGCCGCTCCGGGTGAAACAGCGCCTTCAGCCAACCGCTCATTCATGGCAGATGCCGGGACATATGAGTTTACCGGTGATGAGATAATTGTCCATCATAAAATAGCTGCATTCCCTTCCTTAGGGACAATGACATTCAAGTGCTATATGGAAGGAGATAACCTCATACTTGAACCGCAGTATGACAAGATGGTTATGCCGGGCATGCAGGCTATAAAGCCCTCTGCTGACGGCAAGATGGGTTATGGTGACATGGCTGTAAAATATGTCTTTGAAAGACTGGAGTAG
- the secG gene encoding preprotein translocase subunit SecG has translation MIVVIILHVIVCIALILIVLLQKGKGADMGAAFGGSSQAVFGGAGASSFLSKITTAAAIIFMITCLLLSVLGKGGKSESIMEGAQVKIPAAQTGSATPGDTQAEEK, from the coding sequence ATGATTGTTGTCATAATATTACATGTAATTGTTTGTATAGCCCTTATTTTAATAGTCCTCTTGCAGAAGGGGAAGGGTGCAGACATGGGGGCAGCCTTTGGAGGCTCCAGCCAGGCGGTATTCGGGGGCGCAGGCGCTTCCTCCTTTTTATCAAAGATAACAACAGCTGCTGCCATTATCTTTATGATTACATGTTTATTGCTGAGCGTTCTTGGAAAGGGAGGTAAAAGCGAATCCATTATGGAAGGGGCACAGGTTAAGATTCCTGCCGCACAGACCGGGAGCGCTACTCCAGGGGATACGCAGGCAGAAGAGAAATAA